The following coding sequences lie in one Spinacia oleracea cultivar Varoflay chromosome 1, BTI_SOV_V1, whole genome shotgun sequence genomic window:
- the LOC110799843 gene encoding RNA-binding KH domain-containing protein PEPPER, whose translation MAETADLKTEHTNPPEATEAGNSQPVADSEAATTATNTPKWPGWPGDNVFRLIIPAVNVGSLIGRKGEVIKKMCDETRARIRILEAPVGTPDRVVLISGKEEPDVPLSPAMDAAVRVFMRVIGGGEGDDKGSAANAAAFSSIRLLVASTQAINLIGKQGSTIKTIQESSGGVVRILPEGDLPSYAASDERIVEIHGESSKVQKALEAVLGHLRKFLHDHSVVAVFEKTYKGTISQDSLEDKSQSLAHNTTSQTLISADHSLSLKRESYYDREAELDMRFPRSAVSLYGSDPSLTSLHSTGLTRGAAPIITQITQTMQVPLSYAEDIIGIAGRNIAYIRRSSGAALTVQESHGRGDEITVEIKGTATQVQTAQQLIQDSINGQKMAPSSLYGKSDLGLGSSAYSHLPESTYHPSSLSSLSSYTSQGLGGSYTSGLGGYSSYRF comes from the exons ATGGCGGAAACGGCAGACTTAAAGACCGAGCACACAAACCCTCCAGAAGCAACGGAGGCAGGAAACAGCCAACCGGTGGCGGATTCAGAGGCCGCCACCACAGCCACAAACACACCCAAGTGGCCTGGATGGCCTGGAGACAATGTATTCCGCTTAATTATTCCTGCCGTTAATGTTGGAAGTTTAATTGGGCGAAAAGGGGAGGTTATTAAGAAGATGTGTGATGAAACTCGAGCCCGGATTCGTATCCTTGAAGCCCCCGTTGGCACCCCTGACCGTGTG GTTCTGATATCTGGCAAGGAAGAGCCGGATGTTCCTTTGTCCCCAGCAATGGATGCAGCAGTAAGAGTGTTTATGCGAGTTATCGGTGGTGGTGAAGGTGACGATAAAGGTTCAGCAGCTAATGCAGCTGCATTTTCTTCAATTCGGTTATTGGTTGCCTCAACACAAGCTATTAATTTGATCGGAAAGCAGGGATCTACTATTAAAACAATACAAGAGAGCAGTGGTGGCGTTGTGAGGATTTTGCCTGAAG GTGATCTTCCTTCATATGCAGCTTCTGACGAAAGGATTGTTGAAATACACGGGGAGTCTTCTAAAGTTCAAAAAGCATTGGAAGCAGTCCTTGGTCATCTGAGGAAGTTTTTGCATGATCACAGTGTTGTGGCTGTGTTTGAGAAAACT TACAAAGGGACGATCTCGCAGGATTCTTTGGAAGATAAATCCCAATCCTTGGCACATAATACCACATCTCAGACATTGATTAGTGCTGATCATTCTCTATCATTGAAGCGGGAAAGTTATTATGACCGTGAAGCTGAGCTTGATATGAGATTCCCTCGTTCTGCAGTGTCACTGTATGGGTCAGATCCGTCTCTCACTTCTCTTCATTCTACGGGACTTACTCGTGGTGCTGCTCCTATTATAACTCAG ATAACACAAACGATGCAAGTACCACTTTCTTATGCTGAAGACATCATTGGAATTGCTGGAAGAAATATTGCCTACATCCGCCGTTCAAGTGGTGCAGCTCTTACCGTCCAAGAAAGTCATGGTCGAGGTGATGAGATCACTGTAGAAATTAAGGGCACTGCGACTCAGGTCCAGACTGCTCAACAGCTTATTCAG GATTCAATTAATGGGCAAAAGATGGCTCCTTCTAGCTTGTATGGAAAGAGTGATTTGGGGTTGGGTTCTTCTGCTTATTCACATCTACCAGAAAGCACGTACCACCCTTCGTCCTTGTCATCTTTATCGTCCTACACAAGTCAAGGTCTTGGAGGAAGTTATACTTCTGGCTTGGGAGGCTACAGTAGCTACAGGTTCTGA
- the LOC110799841 gene encoding short-chain dehydrogenase reductase ATA1 isoform X1 has translation MESDGTKCSGEQRLRGKVAIITGGARGIGATTAKLFALNGAYVVVADVLDELGINLAQSIGGRYIHCDVSKEADLEAAVNLALAWKGHLDIIFNNAGTSGADGSITNVNMEEVKNIVAVNLYGVVHGIKHAARAMIKGKIGGSIICTSSSAAIMGGLASHAYTMSKGAIQSLIKSAACELGVHGIRVNCISPHGVPTDMLISGYRRFLGDIDAEEVSKISSKSCSLLTGRGGKTQDVAAAALFLATDEAGFITGHNLVIDGGYTEASTNMIHMYQDPKLVK, from the exons atggagtctGATGGCACCAAATGCAGCGGGGAACAAAG GTTGAGGGGTAAAGTTGCAATTATAACAGGTGGCGCAAGAGGTATAGGAGCCACTACGGCGAAACTCTTTGCCTTAAATGGGGCTTATGTAGTTGTAGCCGATGTACTCGACGAACTAGGAATCAACCTCGCCCAGTCAATTGGAGGCCGCTATATACACTGCGACGTCTCTAAGGAAGCTGATTTAGAGGCGGCAGTGAATCTAGCTTTGGCATGGAAGGGCCATCTTGACATTATATTCAATAATGCAG GCACATCAGGCGCAGATGGGAGCATCACCAATGTCAACATGGAAGAAGTAAAAAACATAGTTGCAGTAAACTTGTATGGAGTGGTGCACGGGATCAAGCATGCAGCTCGTGCCATGATCAAGGGTAAAATAGGCGGATCCATCATATGCACCTCGAGCTCAGCTGCTATCATGGGCGGCTTAGCCTCACATGCCTACACAATGTCAAAAGGTGCAATCCAGAGCCTAATCAAGAGTGCAGCATGTGAACTTGGAGTACACGGCATCCGAGTTAACTGCATTTCCCCTCATGGGGTTCCTACGGATATGCTTATCAGCGGTTATAGAAGGTTCCTGGGTGACATTGATGCAGAAGAAGTTtccaaaataagttcaaaaagTTGCAGTTTACTGACAGGAAGGGGTGGAAAAACACAggatgttgctgctgctgcgcTTTTTTTGGCTACTGATGAAGCTGGATTCATTACTGGACATAATCTTGTGATTGATGGGGGTTACACTGAAGCTAGCACGAATATGATTCACATGTATCAAGACCCAAAATTGGTGAAGTAA
- the LOC110799850 gene encoding cryptochrome DASH, chloroplastic/mitochondrial: MYNLRYSSLSFFSLQKFTNPSKPTSISLNFTQNHIPKHLNSMISRISTSNSETIQLKPPQKSVIYKVPALESNDIDKITGQYFQRYYLSSENKRNGKGVCILWFRNDLRVLDNEALFKAWASSEVVLPVYCVDPRLFGTTYSFGFPKTGALRTRFLIECLADLRKNLRKHDLNLLIKHGKPEEILPALAETFGAHTIYAQKETCSEELNAETRLNKGLQKVSLPSTAGTSASQNGAKTPRLQLVWGATLYHKNDLPFNMSDIPDVYTQFRKSIESKCKIRACIKIPSSLGPPPEIQDWGAIPSIDQFGLQNQEVDKGLLFVGGESASLSRVHEYFWKQDLLKTYKETRNGMIGSDYSTKFSPWLASGSLSPRFIYEEVMRYERERLANDSTYWVLFELIWRDYFRFLSIKYGNSIFHLGGPRHLDNKWSQDKTLFESWKEGKTGYPLIDANMKELATTGFMSNRGRQIVCSFLVRDMGIDWRMGAEWFETCLLDYDPCSNYGNWTYGAGVGNDPREDRYFSIPKQAQVYDPEGEYVAYWLPELKRLPKDKRHFPGFSYLKPIVPLKFGNTGKQGGQKAGPSRRENRTGGGPRNKHFTR; encoded by the exons atgtacAATTTGAGATATTCTTCCCTCTCATTTTTTTCCTTGCAAAAATTTACAAACCCATCAAAACCCACCTCAATTTCCCTCAATTTCACCCAAAATCACATCCCAAAACATTTAAATTCAATGATTTCAAGAATATCAACCTCAAATTCTGAAACAATCCAATTAAAACCACCCCAAAAATCAGTAATCTATAAAGTTCCAGCATTGGAAAGTAATGACATTGATAAAATTACAGGGCAATATTTTCAAAGATACTATCTTTCTTCTGAAAATAAGAGAAATGGAAAAGGGGTTTGCATTTTGTGGTTTAGAAATGATTTAAGAGTGTTGGATAATGAAGCACTGTTCAAAGCTTGGGCTTCTTCTGAGGTTGTTTTGCCTGTTTATTGTGTTGATCCTCGCCTTTTTGGGACTACTTATAGCTTTGGGTTCCCTAAAACTGGAG CATTAAGAACACGCTTTCTCATAGAATGTTTAGCTGATTTAAGGAAGAATTTGCGGAAGCACGACCTAAACTTGCTGATTAAACATGGAAAGCCTGAGGAAATTCTTCCTGCACTAGCAGAAACCTTTGGAGCTCACACA ATATATGCACAGAAAGAAACATGCAGCGAGGAGCTAAATGCTGAAACACGGTTAAATAAAGGCCTGCAGAAAGTATCTCTTCCATCAACAGCAGGAACATCTGCATCCCAAAATGGAGCAAAGACTCCTAGATTGCAACTTGTTTGGGGGGCTACTTTGTACCATAAAAATGATCTCCCTTTCAACATGagtgacattcccgatgtctaCACACAATTCCGCAAG TCCATTGAATCCAAGTGCAAAATCAGAGCCTGCATCAAGATCCCTTCATCACTTGGCCCTCCACCTGAAATTCAAGACTGGGGTGCCATTCCTTCTATTGACCAGTTTGGATTACAGAATCAAGAG GTAGACAAAGGTTTATTGTTTGTTGGGGGTGAAAGTGCTTCACTCAGCCGAGTCCATGAATACTTCTGGAAACAG GATTTGTTGAAAACATACAAGGAGACAAGGAATGGAATGATTGGATCTGATTACTCGACAAAGTTTTCTCCATGGCTGGCTAGTGGAAGCTTATCCCCACGTTTCATATACGAGGAA GTCATGAGGTATGAGAGAGAGAGGCTGGCAAATGATTCAACATACTG GGTGTTATTCGAACTAATATGGAGAGATTACTTCAGGTTCCTGTCAATCAAATACGGAAATTCTATTTTCCATTTAG GCGGGCCTAGGCATTTAGATAACAAATGGAGCCAGGATAAAACATTGTTTGAATCATGGAAGGAAGGAAAAACTGG GTATCCTTTAATAGATGCAAATATGAAAGAACTAGCAACTACGGGTTTCATGTCCAACAGAGGTAGGCAG attgtttgttctttccttGTGAGGGATATGGGGATTGACTGGCGTATGGGGGCAGAATGGTTTGAGACGTGCCTCTTGGATTACGATCCTTGTTCTAATTATGGAAATTGGACATATGGAGCAG GTGTTGGAAATGATCCCAGAGAAGATAGATATTTCAGCATCCCCAAACAG GCACAGGTATATGACCCTGAAGGTGAGTATGTAGCCTACTGGTTACCGGAGTTAAAACGGCTTCCCAAGGATAAACGTCATTTTCCGGGGTTTTCGTACCTTAAACCAATAGTGCCCCTCAAGTTTGGAAATACTGGCAAACAGGGTGGCCAAAAGGCTGGACCTTCTCGGAGAGAGAACAGAACTGGCGGAGGGCCGAGGAACAAACACTTCACAAGATAA
- the LOC110799841 gene encoding short-chain dehydrogenase reductase ATA1 isoform X2, with protein MLRGKVAIITGGARGIGATTAKLFALNGAYVVVADVLDELGINLAQSIGGRYIHCDVSKEADLEAAVNLALAWKGHLDIIFNNAGTSGADGSITNVNMEEVKNIVAVNLYGVVHGIKHAARAMIKGKIGGSIICTSSSAAIMGGLASHAYTMSKGAIQSLIKSAACELGVHGIRVNCISPHGVPTDMLISGYRRFLGDIDAEEVSKISSKSCSLLTGRGGKTQDVAAAALFLATDEAGFITGHNLVIDGGYTEASTNMIHMYQDPKLVK; from the exons AT GTTGAGGGGTAAAGTTGCAATTATAACAGGTGGCGCAAGAGGTATAGGAGCCACTACGGCGAAACTCTTTGCCTTAAATGGGGCTTATGTAGTTGTAGCCGATGTACTCGACGAACTAGGAATCAACCTCGCCCAGTCAATTGGAGGCCGCTATATACACTGCGACGTCTCTAAGGAAGCTGATTTAGAGGCGGCAGTGAATCTAGCTTTGGCATGGAAGGGCCATCTTGACATTATATTCAATAATGCAG GCACATCAGGCGCAGATGGGAGCATCACCAATGTCAACATGGAAGAAGTAAAAAACATAGTTGCAGTAAACTTGTATGGAGTGGTGCACGGGATCAAGCATGCAGCTCGTGCCATGATCAAGGGTAAAATAGGCGGATCCATCATATGCACCTCGAGCTCAGCTGCTATCATGGGCGGCTTAGCCTCACATGCCTACACAATGTCAAAAGGTGCAATCCAGAGCCTAATCAAGAGTGCAGCATGTGAACTTGGAGTACACGGCATCCGAGTTAACTGCATTTCCCCTCATGGGGTTCCTACGGATATGCTTATCAGCGGTTATAGAAGGTTCCTGGGTGACATTGATGCAGAAGAAGTTtccaaaataagttcaaaaagTTGCAGTTTACTGACAGGAAGGGGTGGAAAAACACAggatgttgctgctgctgcgcTTTTTTTGGCTACTGATGAAGCTGGATTCATTACTGGACATAATCTTGTGATTGATGGGGGTTACACTGAAGCTAGCACGAATATGATTCACATGTATCAAGACCCAAAATTGGTGAAGTAA
- the LOC110799851 gene encoding LOW QUALITY PROTEIN: loganic acid O-methyltransferase-like (The sequence of the model RefSeq protein was modified relative to this genomic sequence to represent the inferred CDS: deleted 3 bases in 3 codons; substituted 1 base at 1 genomic stop codon) produces MVQLLKNGGSTRLFSSAKRSLNFIRRDMGEESYPMKGGDGSFSYTKNSNFQKHATSAVKGLICWAITEKFDLFPMTSTTPSSTPTILRLADLGCSVGPNTFTAMQNVIDTIKSKLPKSSSFQNPQFQVFFNDHVGNDFNTLFTSIPFDCTYFSSAGVPGSFYGRLFPDSSLHLIHSSYALQWLSKVPKELLNKDSEAWNSGRIHYTSALQGVVDAYARQFSVDIMELFLEERARELVVGGMMVLIMPCIPDETVPHSQVPAGIMFDLLGDSPLDMAEAGVISYEQVDSFNLPIYDVSPMEMEVLVKKNGRFSIERMELTDLISAVKXTKRRVDRRHLRAGRLEGILSKHFGVEIMDQLFDRFSQKTEEFSKRFSSCTKKGTQLFIVLVKRK; encoded by the exons atggtgcaattattaaaaaatggaggaagtacaagACTATTTTCAAGTGCAAAGAGAAGCTTAAATTTCATACGTAGAGACATGGGGGAAGAATCGTATCCAATGAAGGGAGGGGATGGCAGTTTCAGCTACACCAAAAACTCCAACTTTCAG AAACATGCTACAAGTGCAGTAAAAGGGCTAATTTGCTGGGCAATCACAGAGAAATTTGATCTCTTTCCAATGACTTCCACAACACCATCATCAACCCCAACAATCCTCCGTTTAGCTGACCTTGGATGCTCAGTAGGCCCGAATACATTCACCGCAATGCAAAATGTGATAGACACAATCAAATCCAAATTACCCAAATCTTCATCTTTCCAAAACCCACAATTTCAAGTCTTCTTTAACGACCATGTAGGGAATGATTTCAACACCCTCTTCACTTCCATCCCTTTTGATTGTACCTACTTCTCG TCAGCCGGTGTGCCTGGTTCTTTCTATGGTCGTCTCTTTCCTGACTCATCCCTCCACTTGATCCACTCATCATATGCTCTACAATGGCTGTCTAAGGTACCTAAGGAGTTACTTAACAAGGATTCCGAGGCGTGGAATAGTGGGAGGATACACTATACTAGTGCTTTACAAGGTGTTGTGGATGCTTATGCAAGGCAGTTTTCTGTAGACATA ATGGAGTTGTTTTTGGAGGAAAGAGCAAGAGAACTCGTAGTTGGAGGGATGATGGTACTCATTATGCCTTGTATTCCAGATGAAACTGTGCCTCATTCCCAGGTTCCTGCTGGTATCATGTTCGACCTCTTGGGGGATTCCCCACTAGATATGGCGGAAGCT GGAGTTATAAGTTACGAACAAGTAGACTCCTTCAACTTGCCAATTTATGATGTTTCACCGATGGAGATGGAAGTGTTAGTGAAGAAGAATGGGAGATTTAGCATTGAAAGGATGGAGTTAACTGACCTAATTTCAGCAGTAAAGTAAACGAAAAGGAGGGT GGATCGGAGACACTTGAGAGCTGGACGT CTGGAAGGAATTTTGTCAAAGCATTTTGGGGTTGAGATAATGGATCAACTTTTTGATAGGTTTTCTCAGAAGACAGAGGAGTTTTCTAAGAGGTTCAGTTCATGTACTAAGAAAGGGACTCAGTTGTTCATTGTCCTTGTCAAAAGGAAATAG
- the LOC110799840 gene encoding pentatricopeptide repeat-containing protein At3g61360, which produces MLLFFHPRSVRQLIRYHQNTAVRAIAFNSTSESCVSLENEREIDRIAKIISDHPFPDVPLQPTLLHHIPPSNLSAKFVENVLGRLFAANTNGVKAFEFFKFTLHYSNVSLTSDAIEKTLHILTRMRYFDKAWEVMEEIIEIDPSLLTLKSMSIVLSKIAKFQTYEETLAAFERMEKHIFVGRNFGIDEFNVLLRVFCTQRQMKEAKSIFNKMYSRFPTNTKTMNILLLGFKETGDITSVELFYHEMVKRGFKPNGITYNIRIDAYCKRGCLDDGLRLFQEMEHSNCSPTLETVTTLIHGAGVARNVTRAWELFNELPTRKLCPDAGAYNAMISVLVKCRQVEYAINLVNEMEEKHISPDGITYHTMFHGLMKSNGIEAVRGFYEKMVMQNFVPETRTVVMLMKFFCGNRYLDLGLNLWGYLLEKGSCPHDHALALLVTSLCSHGRVQEAFDCAKQMLNRGRHMGKPVFHMLERFLREAGEIEKLKNLDEMIRKLGTAYPPSRGHALGLSTPFC; this is translated from the coding sequence ATGCTTCTGTTCTTCCATCCAAGGAGTGTTAGGCAGTTGATCAGATATCACCAGAACACTGCAGTTCGTGCTATTGCTTTTAACTCAACCAGTGAATCATGTGTTTCCCTGGAAaatgaaagagagattgatagAATCGCTAAAATTATAAGTGACCATCCGTTTCCTGATGTACCACTTCAGCCTACCCTTCTTCACCATATTCCTCCTTCTAACCTTTCTGCTAAATTTGTTGAGAATGTCCTTGGCCGCTTATTTGCAGCCAATACGAATGGTGTTAAGGCTTTCGAGTTCTTCAAGTTCACCCTTCACTATTCCAATGTATCTCTCACTTCAGATGCAATTGAAAAGACACTGCACATTCTTACAAGAATGCGATACTTTGATAAAGCATGGGAAGTGATGGAAGAAATTATCGAAATAGATCCTTCCCTGCTCACCCTCAAGTCAATGAGTATTGTTCTATCCAAAATTGCTAAGTTCCAGACCTACGAAGAGACACTTGCAGCATTTGAGAGGATGGAGAAACACATATTTGTTGGAAGGAATTTTGGAATTGATGAATTCAATGTGTTGCTTCGTGTTTTTTGCACCCAAAGACAGATGAAGGAGGCAAAATCTATTTTCAACAAAATGTATTCACGATTCCCAACAAACACCAAGACCATGAACATATTGCTCTTGGGTTTTAAGGAAACTGGCGATATAACTTCGGTTGAACTATTCTATCATGAAATGGTAAAAAGAGGTTTCAAGCCTAATGGCATCACATATAACATCAGAATTGATGCTTACTGCAAAAGAGGTTGTTTAGATGATGGATTGAGACTTTTTCAAGAGATGGAACATTCAAATTGCTCGCCAACATTAGAAACAGTCACTACTTTGATTCATGGGGCAGGTGTTGCTAGAAATGTGACTCGGGCATGGGAGTTGTTCAATGAACTACCTACAAGAAAGTTATGCCCTGATGCTGGGGCTTATAATGCGATGATAAGTGTTCTTGTGAAGTGTAGACAGGTGGAATATGCCATTAACTTGGTGAACGAAATGGAAGAGAAGCATATTTCTCCTGATGGCATAACTTATCATACCATGTTTCATGGCTTGATGAAGTCAAATGGTATTGAGGCTGTTAGAGGTTTCTATGAAAAAATGGTAATGCAGAACTTTGTTCCAGAAACACGTACAGTAGTGATGCTAATGAAATTCTTTTGTGGAAATCGCTATCTTGATTTAGGTTTGAATTTGTGGGGCTACTTGTTGGAGAAGGGTTCTTGCCCTCATGATCATGCATTGGCTCTTCTGGTGACAAGTTTATGTTCACATGGGCGGGTTCAAGAAGCTTTTGATTGTGCCAAACAGATGTTAAACAGAGGAAGGCATATGGGTAAACCGGTGTTCCACATGTTGGAGAGGTTTTTAAGGGAAGCAGGTGAGATTGAGAAACTAAAGAACCTTGATGAGATGATAAGGAAGTTGGGCACTGCTTATCCCCCATCAAGAGGACATGCTCTTGGGCTTTCTACTCCATTCTGTTAA